GTTGGTCACGCTAACGATCGGTATCGCCTTTGCCTCTACCTCATCGCCAGTGATTATTTCCATACAATCGACATGACCCCTCGCCCCTTCAGCATTACCATAGGTCTCACCGTAAACCACTGCCCTTGCCCTATCGGATAAAACAACGCGGCTCTTGACAAGACCGGAGGCGTTTTTCCCCTCGAGATAGACCTTTTCCTTTATTAAAATATCATCATCGCCCCGTCCATGGATTTTAGCGATAAGCTCGGTAGCACTAGCCTCAAGCCCGGTCACCTCGTAGTCGAACTCTATCCTTCCTGCTCTACCTTGAGTGAGGCTGAAGAGATTCTTATACCTTCCTCCCTTTTCCACCTTCACCTTCGCCTTAGGAACAACCTCAACCCCACCCTTATCGCCATGGAGGTGAACCTCCTCGTAGCTGTAACTCGCCCCCCTTCCTATCCTCACCTCTGCATCCATCCGATGGATGATCTTAACTGCATTAGGGAAGATACAATGGGCGAGGGCGC
This sequence is a window from Acidobacteriota bacterium. Protein-coding genes within it:
- a CDS encoding SufD family Fe-S cluster assembly protein, translated to MGLYEEEFRSLVDIYKRGEGDKILGKTAGMVVEGEDVISVRDLPGIRLATRKIERGAEAELKVEPGVKLSSPIHFCFGMLPKEGEQIIRLKIDIGNGADVRALAHCIFPNAVKIIHRMDAEVRIGRGASYSYEEVHLHGDKGGVEVVPKAKVKVEKGGRYKNLFSLTQGRAGRIEFDYEVTGLEASATELIAKIHGRGDDDILIKEKVYLEGKNASGLVKSRVVLSDRARAVVYGETYGNAEGARGHVDCMEIITGDEVEAKAIPIVSVTNEKAKVTHEAAIGSVDKRQIEALLTRGLSPDEAVDIIVQGLLR